From Brassica oleracea var. oleracea cultivar TO1000 chromosome C3, BOL, whole genome shotgun sequence, a single genomic window includes:
- the LOC106331277 gene encoding V-type proton ATPase subunit H-like isoform X2, whose amino-acid sequence MSSLSSQNRDPSLLCLLRSRSRSTRLRSSDYVGIRTSSMDQAELSTEQVLQRDIPWETYMTTKLISATDLQLLRRYDKKTESARAQLLDEDGRAYVQLFVTILRDIFKEETVEYVLALIYEMLSANPARARLFHDQSLAHEDTYEPLLRLLSKGNWFIQEKSCKIFAWIISYRPKAGVIANGEASGSKKHITTIDDLLSGLVEWLCAQLRQPSHPTRGAPVAISCLSTLLKELVVRSSFVQADGVKLLVPLISPTSTQQFIQLLYETCLCIWLLSYYEPGIEYLATSRTMQRLTEVVKSSTKEKVVRVVILTFRNLLPKGTFGAQMVDLGLPHIIHSLKTQAWSDEDLLDALIQLEEGLKDKIRKLSSFDKYKQEVLLGHLDWNPMHKEANFWRENVTSFEENDFQILRVLLTILDTSSDPRSLAVACYDLSQFIQYHAAGRVIVTDLKAKERVMKLMAHENVEVTKNALLCIQRLLLGAKYASFLQV is encoded by the exons ATGTCCTCCTTATCGTCACAGAATAGAGATCCTTCACTACTTTGTCTTCTTCGTTCCCGGTCGCGATCAACTCGTTTGCGATCTTCAG ATTATGTAGGGATTCGAACCAGCTCTATGGATCAGGCGGAACTGTCTACGGAGCAG GTATTGCAAAGGGACATTCCATGGGAGACTTACATGACAACTAAGCTGATTTCAGCTACAGATCTCCAGCTCCTAAGGCGCTACGATAAAAAAACTGAGAGTGCAAGGGCACAGTTGCTGGATGAA GATGGTCGAGCTTATGTTCAGCTGTTCGTTACCATCTTACGTGATATATTTAAAGAAGAAACCGTGGAATATGTTTTGGCTTTGATTTATGAAATGCTCTCAG CAAACCCAGCACGAGCTCGGTTATTCCATGATCAATCTTTGGCACATGAGGATACTTACGAGCCTTTGTTGAG GTTGCTGTCGAAGGGCAATTGGTTCATTCAAGAAAAAAGCTGCAAGATCTTTGCCTGGATAATAAG TTATAGGCCAAAAGCTGGTGTTATTGCAAATGGAGAAGCTTCGGGTTCTAAGAAACATATTACTACAATTGATGATTTACTCAGTGGATTGGTGGAGTGGCTTTGTGCTCAG CTGAGGCAGCCTTCTCATCCTACTCGTGGAGCTCCAGTTGCAATCAGCTGCCTGTCCACACTGCTTAAGGAACTTGTTGTGAGATCTTCATTTGTTCAGGCAGATGGGGTGAAGTTACTTGTCCCTTTAATCTCCCCAACATCCACTCAGCAGTTTATCCAG CTACTCTACGAAACATGTCTCTGCATTTGGCTTTTGTCCTATTATGAACCCGGGATAGAGTACTTGGCAACATCTAGGACAATGCAAAGGCTCACGGAAGTGGTCAAGAGCTCGACTAAGGAAAAG GTTGTGAGGGTAGTCATATTGACATTCAGGAACTTGCTTCCAAAAGGTACATTTGGTGCCCAGATGGTTGATCTTGGACTCCCACATATCATCCACAGTCTAAAAACACAAGCATGGAGTGACGAG GATTTGCTGGACGCACTGATACAACTAGAGGAAGGTCTAAAAGACAAGATCAGGAAGCTGAGTTCCTTTGACAAATATAAGCAAGAGGTTCTTCTTGGCCATCTTGACTGGAACCCAATGCACAAAGAGGCCAACTTCTGGCGTGAGAATGTCACTAGCTTTGAAGAAAATGACTTCCAG ATACTGAGGGTCCTCCTCACAATCCTGGACACGTCAAGTGATCCAAGATCATTGGCGGTGGCGTGCTATGATCTCTCGCAGTTCATACAGTACCATGCAGCGGGGAGAGTGATCGTAACAGACCTCAAGGCGAAAGAGCGAGTGATGAAACTGATGGCTCATGAGAACGTTGAGGTGACCAAGAACGCTCTCTTGTGCATTCAGAGGCTTCTCCTGGGTGCCAAGTACGCTAGCTTCTTACAAGTTTGA
- the LOC106331277 gene encoding V-type proton ATPase subunit H-like isoform X3, with translation MSSLSSQNRDPSLLCLLRSRSRSTRLRSSGIRTSSMDQAELSTEQVLQRDIPWETYMTTKLISATDLQLLRRYDKKTESARAQLLDEDGRAYVQLFVTILRDIFKEETVEYVLALIYEMLSANPARARLFHDQSLAHEDTYEPLLRLLSKGNWFIQEKSCKIFAWIIRYSYRPKAGVIANGEASGSKKHITTIDDLLSGLVEWLCAQLRQPSHPTRGAPVAISCLSTLLKELVVRSSFVQADGVKLLVPLISPTSTQQFIQLLYETCLCIWLLSYYEPGIEYLATSRTMQRLTEVVKSSTKEKVVRVVILTFRNLLPKGTFGAQMVDLGLPHIIHSLKTQAWSDEDLLDALIQLEEGLKDKIRKLSSFDKYKQEVLLGHLDWNPMHKEANFWRENVTSFEENDFQILRVLLTILDTSSDPRSLAVACYDLSQFIQYHAAGRVIVTDLKAKERVMKLMAHENVEVTKNALLCIQRLLLGAKYASFLQV, from the exons ATGTCCTCCTTATCGTCACAGAATAGAGATCCTTCACTACTTTGTCTTCTTCGTTCCCGGTCGCGATCAACTCGTTTGCGATCTTCAG GGATTCGAACCAGCTCTATGGATCAGGCGGAACTGTCTACGGAGCAG GTATTGCAAAGGGACATTCCATGGGAGACTTACATGACAACTAAGCTGATTTCAGCTACAGATCTCCAGCTCCTAAGGCGCTACGATAAAAAAACTGAGAGTGCAAGGGCACAGTTGCTGGATGAA GATGGTCGAGCTTATGTTCAGCTGTTCGTTACCATCTTACGTGATATATTTAAAGAAGAAACCGTGGAATATGTTTTGGCTTTGATTTATGAAATGCTCTCAG CAAACCCAGCACGAGCTCGGTTATTCCATGATCAATCTTTGGCACATGAGGATACTTACGAGCCTTTGTTGAG GTTGCTGTCGAAGGGCAATTGGTTCATTCAAGAAAAAAGCTGCAAGATCTTTGCCTGGATAATAAGG TATAGTTATAGGCCAAAAGCTGGTGTTATTGCAAATGGAGAAGCTTCGGGTTCTAAGAAACATATTACTACAATTGATGATTTACTCAGTGGATTGGTGGAGTGGCTTTGTGCTCAG CTGAGGCAGCCTTCTCATCCTACTCGTGGAGCTCCAGTTGCAATCAGCTGCCTGTCCACACTGCTTAAGGAACTTGTTGTGAGATCTTCATTTGTTCAGGCAGATGGGGTGAAGTTACTTGTCCCTTTAATCTCCCCAACATCCACTCAGCAGTTTATCCAG CTACTCTACGAAACATGTCTCTGCATTTGGCTTTTGTCCTATTATGAACCCGGGATAGAGTACTTGGCAACATCTAGGACAATGCAAAGGCTCACGGAAGTGGTCAAGAGCTCGACTAAGGAAAAG GTTGTGAGGGTAGTCATATTGACATTCAGGAACTTGCTTCCAAAAGGTACATTTGGTGCCCAGATGGTTGATCTTGGACTCCCACATATCATCCACAGTCTAAAAACACAAGCATGGAGTGACGAG GATTTGCTGGACGCACTGATACAACTAGAGGAAGGTCTAAAAGACAAGATCAGGAAGCTGAGTTCCTTTGACAAATATAAGCAAGAGGTTCTTCTTGGCCATCTTGACTGGAACCCAATGCACAAAGAGGCCAACTTCTGGCGTGAGAATGTCACTAGCTTTGAAGAAAATGACTTCCAG ATACTGAGGGTCCTCCTCACAATCCTGGACACGTCAAGTGATCCAAGATCATTGGCGGTGGCGTGCTATGATCTCTCGCAGTTCATACAGTACCATGCAGCGGGGAGAGTGATCGTAACAGACCTCAAGGCGAAAGAGCGAGTGATGAAACTGATGGCTCATGAGAACGTTGAGGTGACCAAGAACGCTCTCTTGTGCATTCAGAGGCTTCTCCTGGGTGCCAAGTACGCTAGCTTCTTACAAGTTTGA
- the LOC106331277 gene encoding V-type proton ATPase subunit H-like isoform X1 yields MSSLSSQNRDPSLLCLLRSRSRSTRLRSSDYVGIRTSSMDQAELSTEQVLQRDIPWETYMTTKLISATDLQLLRRYDKKTESARAQLLDEDGRAYVQLFVTILRDIFKEETVEYVLALIYEMLSANPARARLFHDQSLAHEDTYEPLLRLLSKGNWFIQEKSCKIFAWIIRYSYRPKAGVIANGEASGSKKHITTIDDLLSGLVEWLCAQLRQPSHPTRGAPVAISCLSTLLKELVVRSSFVQADGVKLLVPLISPTSTQQFIQLLYETCLCIWLLSYYEPGIEYLATSRTMQRLTEVVKSSTKEKVVRVVILTFRNLLPKGTFGAQMVDLGLPHIIHSLKTQAWSDEDLLDALIQLEEGLKDKIRKLSSFDKYKQEVLLGHLDWNPMHKEANFWRENVTSFEENDFQILRVLLTILDTSSDPRSLAVACYDLSQFIQYHAAGRVIVTDLKAKERVMKLMAHENVEVTKNALLCIQRLLLGAKYASFLQV; encoded by the exons ATGTCCTCCTTATCGTCACAGAATAGAGATCCTTCACTACTTTGTCTTCTTCGTTCCCGGTCGCGATCAACTCGTTTGCGATCTTCAG ATTATGTAGGGATTCGAACCAGCTCTATGGATCAGGCGGAACTGTCTACGGAGCAG GTATTGCAAAGGGACATTCCATGGGAGACTTACATGACAACTAAGCTGATTTCAGCTACAGATCTCCAGCTCCTAAGGCGCTACGATAAAAAAACTGAGAGTGCAAGGGCACAGTTGCTGGATGAA GATGGTCGAGCTTATGTTCAGCTGTTCGTTACCATCTTACGTGATATATTTAAAGAAGAAACCGTGGAATATGTTTTGGCTTTGATTTATGAAATGCTCTCAG CAAACCCAGCACGAGCTCGGTTATTCCATGATCAATCTTTGGCACATGAGGATACTTACGAGCCTTTGTTGAG GTTGCTGTCGAAGGGCAATTGGTTCATTCAAGAAAAAAGCTGCAAGATCTTTGCCTGGATAATAAGG TATAGTTATAGGCCAAAAGCTGGTGTTATTGCAAATGGAGAAGCTTCGGGTTCTAAGAAACATATTACTACAATTGATGATTTACTCAGTGGATTGGTGGAGTGGCTTTGTGCTCAG CTGAGGCAGCCTTCTCATCCTACTCGTGGAGCTCCAGTTGCAATCAGCTGCCTGTCCACACTGCTTAAGGAACTTGTTGTGAGATCTTCATTTGTTCAGGCAGATGGGGTGAAGTTACTTGTCCCTTTAATCTCCCCAACATCCACTCAGCAGTTTATCCAG CTACTCTACGAAACATGTCTCTGCATTTGGCTTTTGTCCTATTATGAACCCGGGATAGAGTACTTGGCAACATCTAGGACAATGCAAAGGCTCACGGAAGTGGTCAAGAGCTCGACTAAGGAAAAG GTTGTGAGGGTAGTCATATTGACATTCAGGAACTTGCTTCCAAAAGGTACATTTGGTGCCCAGATGGTTGATCTTGGACTCCCACATATCATCCACAGTCTAAAAACACAAGCATGGAGTGACGAG GATTTGCTGGACGCACTGATACAACTAGAGGAAGGTCTAAAAGACAAGATCAGGAAGCTGAGTTCCTTTGACAAATATAAGCAAGAGGTTCTTCTTGGCCATCTTGACTGGAACCCAATGCACAAAGAGGCCAACTTCTGGCGTGAGAATGTCACTAGCTTTGAAGAAAATGACTTCCAG ATACTGAGGGTCCTCCTCACAATCCTGGACACGTCAAGTGATCCAAGATCATTGGCGGTGGCGTGCTATGATCTCTCGCAGTTCATACAGTACCATGCAGCGGGGAGAGTGATCGTAACAGACCTCAAGGCGAAAGAGCGAGTGATGAAACTGATGGCTCATGAGAACGTTGAGGTGACCAAGAACGCTCTCTTGTGCATTCAGAGGCTTCTCCTGGGTGCCAAGTACGCTAGCTTCTTACAAGTTTGA
- the LOC106331289 gene encoding cyclin-dependent kinases regulatory subunit 1 has protein sequence MGQIQYSDKYFDDTFEYRHVVLPPDTAKLLPKNRLLSENEWRAIGVQQSRGWVHYAIHRPEPHIMLFRRTLNYQQQQENHAQNVLAK, from the exons ATGGGTCAGATCCAGTACTCTGACAAATACTTCGACGATACTTTCGAGTACAG GCACGTCGTGCTTCCTCCTGACACCGCTAAGCTTCTCCCGAAGAATCGTCTTCTCTCCGAA AATGAGTGGCGTGCGATAGGAGTGCAGCAGAGCCGTGGATGGGTCCATTACGCCATTCATCGTCCAGAGCCACACATCATGCTCTTCAGGAGGACTCTCAATTACCAGCAGCAGCAGGAGAACCATGCTCAAAACGTGCTCGCTAAGTGA
- the LOC106331276 gene encoding D-3-phosphoglycerate dehydrogenase 1, chloroplastic-like — MSAAAASSTISVAAANPLKTLSLSSRSPLPSAISLPSRSLNTPRRRLILVSCTAGDGSSKPTILVAEKLGEAGVKLLEGFANVDCSYNMTPEELNTKISLCDALIVRSGTKVGREVFESSRGRLKVVGRAGVGIDNVDLSAATEFGCLVVNAPTANTIAAAEHGIALLASMARNVAQADASVKDGEWKRNKYVGVSLVGKTLAVMGFGKVGTEVARRAKGLGMRVIAHDPYAPADRAHAIGVELVSFDEALATADFISLHMPLTPATNKILNDETFAKMKKGVRIVNVARGGVIDEDALVRALDAGIVSQAALDVFTKEPPAIDSPLVQHENVTVTPHLGASTMEAQEGVAIEIAEAVVGALNGELAATAVNAPMVSAEVLTELKPYVILAEKLGRLAVQLVAGGSGVKNVKVSYTSARATDDLDTRLLRAMITKGIIEPISDVYVNLVNADFTAKQRGLRLSEERVLLDGSPENPLETITVQLGNVESKFASSLSESGEVKVEGRVKDGIPHLTKVGSFEVDVTLEGSIILCRQVDQPGMIGTVGSILGESNVNVNFMSVGRIAPRKQAIMAIGVDDQPSKETLKKIGEIPAIEEFVFLKL; from the exons ATGTCAGCCGCCGCCGCATCCTCCACGATCTCCGTCGCCGCCGCCAACCCCCTCAAGACCTTATCCCTCTCCTCCAGATCCCCTCTCCCATCCGCCATCTCCCTCCCATCTCGCAGCCTTAACACCCCTCGCCGCCGCCTCATCCTCGTATCCTGCACCGCCGGAGACGGATCCTCCAAACCAACGATCCTCGTCGCGGAGAAGCTCGGCGAGGCCGGCGTGAAGCTCTTGGAGGGTTTCGCGAACGTCGACTGCTCTTACAACATGACCCCCGAGGAGCTCAACACCAAGATCTCCCTCTGCGATGCGTTGATCGTTCGCAGTGGAACAAAAGTTGGTCGGGAGGTTTTCGAGTCTTCTCGTGGACGTCTCAAGGTTGTTGGACGCGCTGGTGTTGGGATTGACAACGTGGATCTGAGCGCAGCGACTGAGTTTGGGTGTCTTGTCGTTAACGCGCCCACGGCGAATACGATCGCCGCCGCTGAGCATGGGATCGCACTTTTAGCCTCCATGGCTAGGAACGTCGCTCAGGCCGATGCGTCTGTTAAGGATG GAGAGTGGAAGAGGAACAAGTATGTGGGTGTTTCACTCGTCGGCAAGACCCTCGCAGTGATGGGATTCGGGAAAGTTGGTACCGAAGTTGCTCGTCGTGCCAAAGGTCTCGGCATGCGTGTCATTGCTCATGATCCTTACGCACCTGCAGACCGTGCACACGCCATTGGTGTTGAGCTGGTGAGCTTCGACGAAGCCTTGGCCACTGCGGATTTCATTTCGCTCCACATGCCTCTTACACCTGCAACGAACAAGATACTCAACGACGAGACGTTCGCCAAGATGAAGAAGGGGGTTCGTATCGTTAACGTTGCTCGTGGAGGTGTGATAGACGAAGACGCGTTGGTGAGGGCTCTTGATGCTGGGATTGTTTCTCAGGCTGCGCTTGATGTTTTCACTAAAGAGCCGCCGGCTATAGACAGCCCTCTGGTGCAGCACGAGAATGTCACTGTGACACCTCATCTTGGAGCCAGCACGATGGAGGCTCAGGAAGGAGTTGCTATTGAAATTGCTGAAGCTGTTGTTGGAGCTTTGAACGGAGAGCTCGCTGCTACTGCTGTCAATGCACCTATGGTCTCTGCTGAGGTTCTGACTGAGCTGAAACCATATGTGATACTAGCCGAGAAGCTAGGGAGACTAGCGGTGCAGCTCGTGGCTGGAGGAAGCGGCGTGAAGAACGTGAAAGTCTCGTACACGTCAGCACGAGCCACTGACGATCTCGACACAAGACTGCTCCGAGCCATGATCACCAAGGGAATCATCGAGCCGATCTCTGACGTATACGTCAACTTGGTCAACGCCGACTTCACAGCCAAGCAGAGAGGTCTCAGGCTCTCGGAGGAGCGTGTGCTCTTAGACGGCTCACCAGAGAACCCGTTGGAGACCATAACAGTTCAGCTAGGCAACGTGGAGTCCAAGTTCGCGAGTTCGTTGTCTGAATCAGGAGAGGTGAAAGTGGAAGGAAGGGTGAAAGATGGGATCCCGCATTTGACAAAGGTTGGATCTTTTGAAGTGGATGTGACTCTCGAAGGTAGTATCATACTGTGCAGGCAGGTTGATCAGCCGGGTATGATTGGGACGGTGGGGAGCATCCTTGGAGAGTCTAATGTCAATGTGAACTTCATGAGCGTTGGAAGGATTGCGCCGAGGAAGCAAGCCATCATGGCGATTGGTGTGGATGATCAGCCAAGCAAGGAGACTCTTAAGAAGATTGGAGAGATCCCAGCGATCGAGGAGTTTGTTTTCCTCAAGCTCTGA